Proteins from a genomic interval of Nasonia vitripennis strain AsymCx chromosome 3, Nvit_psr_1.1, whole genome shotgun sequence:
- the LOC100117876 gene encoding mucin-5AC isoform X1: MDWKVLVGSKVLLLILLSTSVKSDEGEKRVVCYYTNWSVYRPGTAKFSPQNINPYLCTHLIYAFGGFTKDNTLKPFDKYQDIDKGGYAKFTGLKTYNKDLKTLLAIGGWNEASSRFSPMVADPHKRRKFVKNVVKFLRQNHFDGLDLDWEYPAFRDGGKPKDRENYASFVQELREEFEKEASKTGRPRLLLTMAVPAGIEYIDKGYDIPKLDEYLDFINLLSYDYHSAYEPAVNHHAPLRPIEEDNEYNYDNELTIDYTINHLIKSGATPGKIVVGIPTYGRSYTLFNEDATDLGSPADGPGAEGDATREKGYLAYYEICKSVQKDDWIVEKPNPKAMGPYAYKENQWVGYDDEDIVREKAKYVNQKKLGGIMFWSIDNDDFRGECHGRPYPLIEAAKEALLEENEKQKPDERPNAISSRKRNRITESSKSDSNTRKSNRNSNRKNTISRSVTTKRPSSKTRSRSNTKTRTQQKNDDESDDENAENSENVETTRAPNKPSRPQVTNKNRFRARQNTNDRVNRKKQVSESTTTQRSRNNKITTPEPPTTPDPGSDFKCEDEGFFPHPRDCKKYFWCLDSGPSGLGIVANQFTCPSGLVFNKLADSCDYPRNVVCPKPKSKDAPSTTTQRTTTERDEVSEEDDEDEEYEDEEDDVKEVEEKVEEKPKRLTTTTARPLLYKTISRSRPTTTSTTTTTTTTTTSAPFSTAATPRLSDDISEEEQDPRVIKELIDLIKKAGGIEQLEKQLAFQEKGESAQGTGHVTPATISKSLYDRVLNRQSGKNNLFKIPTSRLSTTRKTEEVKDTNEDEEQDEKIENDRSRSKVKFVNGPGRSQFEGLDEVPEVKSLRRSNKPKYVTIERHSSSTTSTKIDDELIEGESDDDEEEDNEEIASSEEKLISNVPEETSLPTQRSTPGYVNIRRTRPTTTTEISRNDNDIKAEDTIDDQPTPNLRQHTFRSTEQTQKATQEYTTPKSRYISINRFRSTTVTPEKEVKQSTIESSTVKPVTTSEILEKELVKDEKTITVAGESGRISISPFTTETPSTARLFSDLLSTVAPTTPYIDEDFDSTHHTTKRVLEANATPNPNIIEDSVTESLLTIAPTESSTKETIAAVSQPRPFGFPRRTRPTSAAPTITDTTRSSLAGTEPTSRTKVSTSSRNLARSTTKAPRTRTRSRTRNHEKSISTVDDEHLSHQDEALQNNSELQENQKDTEPVSRSRSTIANRGSSRFRQSTRSRDSNIKKSNDDLEQTKNSERFSRRHRRPLKATTVSNESEDTRVAKITPTQSTRSRNFYRQSRIKLDQQTADTFDNKARTIKNVDLPKTSTTFSSTLGSTIAVESSTENLSTENLNIFTSEKEDTTEISQTETTPFIIEVTEPITSETFTSTYPVEEETFSLLESSLQTTVPSFLWNSYRTNMDNLNDEDIQTTIFDTTTESFNAKLSTIPSSSTATLSSTDQITNKILLRKRLSTTPTSVDRQPHDDVNSRRRKVVRRLRPLQDPNLNTTRSETTRGRSRYANKRLSSEPSYQNSNNENDNQKSTTLSLNQSVKPKSRYIRRKIVKSPGTPTTSSTPTTVINKRKHIFERYRPTSGPLGKLDTLNDENDYNSADYNHDSVPKDTSKDSKSSQINSHLDVPDIPQENIDISQTPEYRKSRTRFRIKNNEPKEFENFTPKNKVTSRYLSRTTSTTESSIQETLVPTKKFDYFADAIKRANQLQRTTPKFNNDNGVLVSTSKPLVTRLVTSIVESATTERQKISIKKKYSSLTSFTYIPKTTTVSPYSYLQRNKEKRKNQLLNEISPGFSTEQSVEWSTLPIESEFSDKKFTTESSDESSSTIEIESVFSNLIGH, from the exons ATGGATTGG AAGGTGCTAGTCGGATCTAAGGTTTTACTGCTGATACTACTTTCGACGAGCGTAAAAAGCG ATGAAGGAGAGAAGCGAGTTGTTTGTTACTACACAAATTGGTCTGTGTACAGGCCGGGAACGGCAAAGTTCTCACCTCAAAATATCAATCCGTATCTCTGTACCCATCTGATATATGCATTCGGTGGTTTTACAAAAGATAACACTTTGAAGCCATTCGACAAATACCAAGATATTGATAAGG GTGGATATGCAAAATTCACTGGTTTAAAAACGTACAACAAAGATCTGAAAACTTTGTTGGCTATCGGAGGTTGGAATGAAGCTTCTAGTCGTTTTTCACCCATGGTCGCTGATCCACATAAGAGGCGaaagtttgtaaaaaatgttgtCAAGTTTTTGAGGCAGAACCATTTTGATGGCCTGGATCTTGATTGGGAATACCCAGCTTTTCGAGATGGCGGTAAACCTAAAGATAGAGAAAATTATGCAAGCTTTGTACAG GAACTTCGGGAGGAGTTCGAGAAAGAGGCTTCTAAAACTGGAAGGCCAAGACTGTTGCTGACGATGGCAGTACCCGCGGGTATCGAATACATCGATAAGGGCTACGATATTCCGAAATTGGATGAATATTTAGACTTCATCAACTTGCTATCGTACGATTACCATTCCGCTTACGAGCCAGCTGTTAATCATCATGCTCCGCTACGACCAATCGAAGAAGACAACGAGTATAATTACGATAATGAATTAACGATA GATTATACGATTAATCACCTCATTAAAAGTGGCGCAACACCTGGAAAGATCGTGGTTGGCATTCCTACATATGGAAGATCTTATACTCTTTTCAATGAAGACGCAACCGATCTTGGATCTCCAGCTGATGGACCTGGTGCCGAAGGAGATGCCACGCGAGAAAAAGGATATCTAGCTTATTATGAA ATTTGTAAAAGTGTCCAAAAGGATGACTGGATTGTTGAAAAGCCCAATCCGAAAGCGATGGGTCCATATGCTTACAAAGAAAATCAATGGGTAGGTTATGACGATGAAGACATAGTTCGAGAGAAAGCAAAATACGTAAATCAAAAGAAGCTTGGTGGTATCATGTTTTGGTCAATCGATAACGACGATTTCCGCGGTGAATGTCACGGCCGGCCATATCCTCTGATTGAGGCTGCAAAAGAAGCTCTTCTTGAAGAGAATGA AAAACAAAAGCCAGACGAACGGCCTAATGCAATCAGttcgagaaaaagaaacagaatCACTGAAAGTTCAAAATCTGATTCTAACACTCGCAAATCAAACAGAAATTCcaacaggaaaaatacaatttcTCGATCAGTCACGACGAAGAGACCATCTTCAAAGACAAGGAGTAGATCCAACACTAAAACAAGAACCCAACAAAAAAACGATGATGAATCGGATGATGAAAATGCAGAAAATAGCGAGAATGTAGAAACAACCAGAGCGCCGAATAAACCTTCTAGGCCTCAAGTCACGAATAAAAATCGCTTCAGAGCGCGTCAAAATACAAACGATCGCGTTAACCGCAAGAAGCAAGTCTCAGAATCTACAACGACACAAAGATCccgcaacaataaaataaccACACCTGAACCACCAACCACTCCCGATCCTGGAAGCG ATTTTAAATGCGAAGACGAAGGATTCTTTCCCCACCCTCGAGACTGTAAGAAGTATTTTTGGTGCCTCGATAGCGGGCCAAGTGGTTTGGGTATAGTAGCTAATCAGTTCACCTGCCCATCAG gaCTGGTTTTTAATAAGTTGGCCGATTCTTGTGATTATCCACGAAATGTGGTGTGCCCGAAACCAAAATCTAAAGATGCTCCATCAACAACTACACAGCGTACAACAACAGAGAGAGATGAAGTAAGTGAAGAGGACGACGAAGACGAAGAATatgaagatgaagaagatgaCGTCAAGGAAGTAGAAGAAAAGGTTGAAGAAAAACCGAAGAGATTAACTACAACCACAGCTAGACCACTTCTGTATAAAACAATCAGTAGAAGCCGTCCGACAACTACATCTACAACTACAACAACCACTACAACTACTACGTCTGCACCATTTTCTACAGCTGCTACTCCTAGGTTATCCGACGATATTTCCGAGGAAGAACAAGATCCCAGAGTAATCAAAGAACTGATTGACCTAATTAAAAAAGCCG GTGGAATCGAACAGTTAGAAAAGCAATTAGCTTTTCAAGAAAAGGGCGAGTCTGCTCAAGGAACTGGGCACGTTACACCAGCTACAATAAGTAAAAGTTTGTACGATAGAGTCTTAAATCGGCAATCTGGTAAGAATAATCTGTTCAAAATACCGACTTCAAGATTATCCACTACTAGAAAAACTGAAGAAGTCAAAGATACTAACGAAGATGAAGAACaagatgaaaaaattgaaaatgatagATCACgttcaaaagtgaaatttgTGAATGGTCCTGGAAGATCACAGTTTGAGGGATTAGACGAGGTTCCTGAAGTGAAAAGTTTACGTAGATCTAACAAACCTAAGTATGTGACGATAGAGCGCCAtag TTCTTCAACAACATCAACGAAAATAGACGACGAATTGATAGAGGGTGAAAGTGATGATGATGAGGAAGAAGACAACGAAGAAATAGCTTCTtcggaagaaaaattaataagtaaTGTGCCAGAAGAAACAAGTTTGCCAACACAAAGATCTACTCCAGGATATGTAAATATAAGACGCACTAGACCTACAACTACTACGGAAATATCACG GAATGACAATGATATCAAAGCAGAAGATACGATTGATGACCAACCTACTCCGAACTTGCGACAACATACTTTTAG ATCTACGGAACAGACGCAAAAAGCTACACAAGAATATACTACCCCGAAATCAAG GTACATCAGTATAAATCGATTCCGAAGTACTACAGTTACGCCGGAAAAAGAGGTCAAACAATCGACCATCGAAAGTTCTACGGTAAAACCTGTAACCACAAGTGAGATATTGGAAAAAGAACTCGTGAAAGATGAGAAAACCATAACAGTAGCTGGAGAATCAGGCAGGATAAGTATTTCTCCATTTACTACGGAAACGCCTTCAACAGCTCGTCTATTCTCAGATTTGTTGTCCACTGTTGCACCAACGACCCCTTATATTGACGAAGATTTCGATAGTACACATCATACTACGAAGCGGGTATTGGAAGCCAATGCCACCCCTAACCCTAATATTATTGAAGATAGTGTTACCGAGTCTTTATTAACTATTGCCCCAACTGAATCAAGCACAAAAGAAACGATCGCAGCAGTTTCGCAACCTCGTCCGTTCGGTTTCCCTCGGAGAACTAGGCCCACTTCAGCTGCACCAACGATTACCGATACAACACGTAGTTCTTTAGCAGGAACAGAACCAACATCAAGAACTAAGGTGAGTACATCCTCCAGAAATTTAGCACGATCTACAACAAAAGCACCCAGAACACGTACAAGATCGCGCACGCGAAATCATGAAAAGTCGATAAGCACTGTTGATGATGAACACTTAAGTCACCAAGATGAAGCTTTGCAAAACAATTCTGAATTGCAGGAAAATCAAAAAGATACTGAGCCGGTAAGTCGGTCCAGGTCTACAATCGCTAATCGAGGCTCTAGTAGGTTCAGACAAAGTACACGTTCACGTGattcaaatataaaaaaaagtaacgaTGATCTCGAACAAACTAAAAACAGCGAGCGATTTAGCAGACGACACCGCAGGCCATTAAAAGCGACAACCGTTTCAAACGAATCAGAGGATACCAGAGTTGCGAAAATTACACCCACACAATCTACAAGAAGTAGAAACTTTTATCGACAATCGCGTATAAAATTAGATCAACAAACAGCTGATACTTTTGATAATAAAGCTCGGACTATCAAAAATGTTGATTTGCCAAAAACATCAACAACTTTTAGTAGCACATTAGGATCTACTATAGCGGTTGAAAGTAGTACCGAAAATCTGAGTAccgaaaatttgaatatttttaccaGCGAAAAGGAAGATACCACTGAAATCAGTCAAACAGAAACTACACCTTTTATAATTGAGGTAACAGAACCTATCACAAGCGAAACTTTTACTTCTACGTATCCAGTAGAAGAAGAAACATTTAGTTTATTGGAATCATCATTGCAAACAACAGTTCCTTCATTTTTATGGAATAGTTATAGAACCAATATGGATAATTTGAATGACGAAGATATTCAAACTACAATTTTCGATACGACTACAGAAAGTTTTAATGCTAAGCTTTCTACTATTCCATCAAGCAGCACAGCAACTCTTTCATCAACTGACCAAATAACAAACAAAATTCTTCTAAGAAAACGACTATCGACGACGCCTACGTCGGTCGATAGACAACCTCATGATGATGTTAATTCGCGAAGACGTAAAGTTGTAAGACGCCTTCGACCTCTTCAAGATCCAAACTTAAACACAACTAGATCTGAAACAACACGAGGTAGATCTCGATATGCTAACAAAAGGTTGTCTTCTGAACCGTCTTATCAAAATTCTAACAACGAAAACGATAATCAAAAATCAACGACTTTGTCATTAAATCAATCTGTAAAACCGAAATCACGGTATATTCGTAGGAAAATTGTTAAATCGCCAGGTACACCTACTACATCTTCTACGCCCACTACCGTTATCAATAAGAGAAAACATATCTTTGAACGTTATCGACCTACATCAGGACCTTTAGGTAAGCTCGATACTTTGAACGATGAAAATGATTATAATTCTGCTGATTACAATCACGACTCCGTTCCTAAAGACACTTCAAAAGACAGCAAATCGAGTCAGATCAATTCTCATTTAGACGTACCAGATATTCCTCAGGAAAATATAGATATTTCTCAAACACCCGAATATCGAAAATCAAGGACTAGATTtaggataaaaaataatgaaccAAAAGAATTTGAAAACTTTACACCGAAAAATAAAGTTACGTCACGATACTTATCTAGAACCACAAGCACGACAGAGAGCAGCATTCAAGAAACGCTTGTACCGACCAAGAAATTCGATTATTTTGCTGACGCAATAAAACGTGCAAATCAATTACAACGAACCACGCCAAAATTTAATAACGACAACGGTGTATTAGTGTCAACATCTAAACCATTGGTTACAAGATTAGTCACATCGATTGTGGAATCTGCTACTACAGAAAggcaaaaaatttcaatcaaaAAGAAGTATTCGTCATTAACTTCATTTACTTATATTCCAAAAACTACAACCGTTTCACCGTATTCATACttacaaagaaataaagaaaaaagaaaaaatcaattacTAAATGAAATATCGCCAGGATTTTCGACTGAACAAAGTGTTGAATGGTCAACATTACCAATTGAAAGTGAATTTAGTGATAAAAAGTTTACAACTGAATCTAGCGATGAATCATCATCAACGATAGAAATAGAATCAGTTTTTAGTAATTTGATAGGAcactaa